Proteins encoded in a region of the Perca fluviatilis chromosome 8, GENO_Pfluv_1.0, whole genome shotgun sequence genome:
- the LOC120563622 gene encoding transmembrane and coiled-coil domain protein 3-like isoform X1, protein MHSGRSRIVIGRRAPQAIRQASQSICSSSLVRVLDRAEDRSTEGSFLSILGSMRRGSSENNLDLDLSDGGPGPAVGCEVQRSRSCLDNLQQKILKVTEQLKIEQTAQDENVAEYLKLVNSADKLQVGRIKQVFEKKNQKSAQNIAKMQKKLEQYHRKMKDSETHHIPSPHPSTVKHITLPRESPRELLRDMTGSGRHPTMDKIKTIGPGVSLSPPFFFSKPREFANLIRNKFGSADNIAHLKTTLDASSPLPTDSAGKGLSSSTSMVGKPKYPSDDESSSGSASISADSNGQPAGGGVSAVQAQGQDQQARGDSQSKLALCLEEVREIKDAQSQLEEDMEEIKAQFKREYGIISQTLQEERYRYERLEDQLNDLTELHQNEMTNLKQELASIEERVAYQAHERASDIQEALESCQTRVSKLELQQQQQQTVQLESRDARVLLGKSINIMLAIITVILVCVSTAAKFAAPLMRSRHQVVATFLGVCFLTIFWKNWDRLQYAIDRLLVPA, encoded by the exons ATGCACTCTGGAAGGAGCAGGATTGTGATTGGGCGCAGGGCTCCTCAGGCTATACGTCAGGCCAGTCAATCCATATGCAGTAGCTCGCTCGTCAGAGTCCTGGACAGAGCAGAG GACCGGAGTACTGAGGGCAGTTTCCTGAGCATCCTTGGGTCGATGCGTCGGGGTTCCTCAGAGAACAATCTGGACCTGGATCTGAGCGATGGAGGTCCTGGTCCTGCGGTGGGCTGCGAGGTCCAGCGTAGTCGTTCTTGCTTGGACAACCTCCAGCAGAAGATACTAAAAGTCACGGAGCAGCTGAAGATTGAGCAGACGGCCCAGGACGAGAACGTAGCCGAGTACCTGAAGCTGGTGAACAGTGCGGACAAGCTGCAAGTAGGGCGCATCAAGCAGGTGTTTGAAAAGAAGAACCAGAAGTCAGCTCAAAACATTGCCAAGATGCAAAAGAAGCTGGAACAGTACCATCGAAAGATGAAAGACAGTGAAACGCACCACATCCCATCCCCTCACCCATCTACTGTCAAACACATTACCTTACCCAGGGAGTCTCCCAGAGAGCTGCTGAGGGATATGACTGGCAGCGGCCGACACCCGACCATGGACAAGATCAAGACCATCGGCCCAGGTgtttccctctcccctcctttCTTCTTCAGCAAGCCTCGAGAGTTCGCCAACCTTATCAGGAACAAGTTTGGCAGTGCTGACAACATCGCCCACCTCAAGACCACTCTGGATGCTTCCTCACCGCTCCCCACTGACAGTGCAGGAAAGGGGCTGAGTAGCAGCACCTCCATGGTGGGAAAGCCCAAGTATCCCAGTGATGATGAGAGCTCCTCGGGGAGCGCCTCCATTTCAGCAGACAGTAATGGGCAGCCAGCAGGGGGAGGAGTGTCGGCGGTGCAGGCGCAGGGCCAGGACCAACAGGCCAGGGGAGACAGCCAGAGCAAACTGGCTCTGTGCCTGGAGGAGGTGAGGGAGATCAAAGATGCCCAGAGCCAGCTGGAGGAGGATATGGAGGAAATAAAGGCTCAGTTCAAGAGAGAGTATGGCATCATCAGCCAAACACTGCAGGAAGAGAGATACAG GTACGAGCGTTTGGAAGACCAACTAAATGACCTGACAGAACTTCACCAAAACGAGATGACTAATCTAAAGCAGGAACTGGCCAGCATCGAGGAGAGGGTGGCCTACCAGGCTCATGAAAGGGCCAGTGACATACAG GAGGCTCTGGAGTCGTGTCAGACGCGAGTGTCCAAGCTGgagctccagcagcagcagcagcagacggTCCAGCTTGAGAGCCGTGATGCCCGGGTCCTGCTGGGAAAGAGCATCAACATCATGCTGGCCATCATCACCGTCATCCTGGTGTGTGTCTCCACTGCTGCCAAGTTTGCTGCTCCACTGATGAGGAGCCGGCACCAAGTGGTAGCTACCTTCTTGGGAGTTTGTTTTTTGACCATATTCTGGAAGAACTGGGACCGTTTACAGTATGCCATAGACAGGTTGCTGGTACCTGCCTGA
- the LOC120563622 gene encoding transmembrane and coiled-coil domain protein 3-like isoform X2, whose translation MPSANVSVRSLSEEEKYLSNRMDRSTEGSFLSILGSMRRGSSENNLDLDLSDGGPGPAVGCEVQRSRSCLDNLQQKILKVTEQLKIEQTAQDENVAEYLKLVNSADKLQVGRIKQVFEKKNQKSAQNIAKMQKKLEQYHRKMKDSETHHIPSPHPSTVKHITLPRESPRELLRDMTGSGRHPTMDKIKTIGPGVSLSPPFFFSKPREFANLIRNKFGSADNIAHLKTTLDASSPLPTDSAGKGLSSSTSMVGKPKYPSDDESSSGSASISADSNGQPAGGGVSAVQAQGQDQQARGDSQSKLALCLEEVREIKDAQSQLEEDMEEIKAQFKREYGIISQTLQEERYRYERLEDQLNDLTELHQNEMTNLKQELASIEERVAYQAHERASDIQEALESCQTRVSKLELQQQQQQTVQLESRDARVLLGKSINIMLAIITVILVCVSTAAKFAAPLMRSRHQVVATFLGVCFLTIFWKNWDRLQYAIDRLLVPA comes from the exons GACCGGAGTACTGAGGGCAGTTTCCTGAGCATCCTTGGGTCGATGCGTCGGGGTTCCTCAGAGAACAATCTGGACCTGGATCTGAGCGATGGAGGTCCTGGTCCTGCGGTGGGCTGCGAGGTCCAGCGTAGTCGTTCTTGCTTGGACAACCTCCAGCAGAAGATACTAAAAGTCACGGAGCAGCTGAAGATTGAGCAGACGGCCCAGGACGAGAACGTAGCCGAGTACCTGAAGCTGGTGAACAGTGCGGACAAGCTGCAAGTAGGGCGCATCAAGCAGGTGTTTGAAAAGAAGAACCAGAAGTCAGCTCAAAACATTGCCAAGATGCAAAAGAAGCTGGAACAGTACCATCGAAAGATGAAAGACAGTGAAACGCACCACATCCCATCCCCTCACCCATCTACTGTCAAACACATTACCTTACCCAGGGAGTCTCCCAGAGAGCTGCTGAGGGATATGACTGGCAGCGGCCGACACCCGACCATGGACAAGATCAAGACCATCGGCCCAGGTgtttccctctcccctcctttCTTCTTCAGCAAGCCTCGAGAGTTCGCCAACCTTATCAGGAACAAGTTTGGCAGTGCTGACAACATCGCCCACCTCAAGACCACTCTGGATGCTTCCTCACCGCTCCCCACTGACAGTGCAGGAAAGGGGCTGAGTAGCAGCACCTCCATGGTGGGAAAGCCCAAGTATCCCAGTGATGATGAGAGCTCCTCGGGGAGCGCCTCCATTTCAGCAGACAGTAATGGGCAGCCAGCAGGGGGAGGAGTGTCGGCGGTGCAGGCGCAGGGCCAGGACCAACAGGCCAGGGGAGACAGCCAGAGCAAACTGGCTCTGTGCCTGGAGGAGGTGAGGGAGATCAAAGATGCCCAGAGCCAGCTGGAGGAGGATATGGAGGAAATAAAGGCTCAGTTCAAGAGAGAGTATGGCATCATCAGCCAAACACTGCAGGAAGAGAGATACAG GTACGAGCGTTTGGAAGACCAACTAAATGACCTGACAGAACTTCACCAAAACGAGATGACTAATCTAAAGCAGGAACTGGCCAGCATCGAGGAGAGGGTGGCCTACCAGGCTCATGAAAGGGCCAGTGACATACAG GAGGCTCTGGAGTCGTGTCAGACGCGAGTGTCCAAGCTGgagctccagcagcagcagcagcagacggTCCAGCTTGAGAGCCGTGATGCCCGGGTCCTGCTGGGAAAGAGCATCAACATCATGCTGGCCATCATCACCGTCATCCTGGTGTGTGTCTCCACTGCTGCCAAGTTTGCTGCTCCACTGATGAGGAGCCGGCACCAAGTGGTAGCTACCTTCTTGGGAGTTTGTTTTTTGACCATATTCTGGAAGAACTGGGACCGTTTACAGTATGCCATAGACAGGTTGCTGGTACCTGCCTGA
- the LOC120563622 gene encoding transmembrane and coiled-coil domain protein 3-like isoform X3 has protein sequence MRRGSSENNLDLDLSDGGPGPAVGCEVQRSRSCLDNLQQKILKVTEQLKIEQTAQDENVAEYLKLVNSADKLQVGRIKQVFEKKNQKSAQNIAKMQKKLEQYHRKMKDSETHHIPSPHPSTVKHITLPRESPRELLRDMTGSGRHPTMDKIKTIGPGVSLSPPFFFSKPREFANLIRNKFGSADNIAHLKTTLDASSPLPTDSAGKGLSSSTSMVGKPKYPSDDESSSGSASISADSNGQPAGGGVSAVQAQGQDQQARGDSQSKLALCLEEVREIKDAQSQLEEDMEEIKAQFKREYGIISQTLQEERYRYERLEDQLNDLTELHQNEMTNLKQELASIEERVAYQAHERASDIQEALESCQTRVSKLELQQQQQQTVQLESRDARVLLGKSINIMLAIITVILVCVSTAAKFAAPLMRSRHQVVATFLGVCFLTIFWKNWDRLQYAIDRLLVPA, from the exons ATGCGTCGGGGTTCCTCAGAGAACAATCTGGACCTGGATCTGAGCGATGGAGGTCCTGGTCCTGCGGTGGGCTGCGAGGTCCAGCGTAGTCGTTCTTGCTTGGACAACCTCCAGCAGAAGATACTAAAAGTCACGGAGCAGCTGAAGATTGAGCAGACGGCCCAGGACGAGAACGTAGCCGAGTACCTGAAGCTGGTGAACAGTGCGGACAAGCTGCAAGTAGGGCGCATCAAGCAGGTGTTTGAAAAGAAGAACCAGAAGTCAGCTCAAAACATTGCCAAGATGCAAAAGAAGCTGGAACAGTACCATCGAAAGATGAAAGACAGTGAAACGCACCACATCCCATCCCCTCACCCATCTACTGTCAAACACATTACCTTACCCAGGGAGTCTCCCAGAGAGCTGCTGAGGGATATGACTGGCAGCGGCCGACACCCGACCATGGACAAGATCAAGACCATCGGCCCAGGTgtttccctctcccctcctttCTTCTTCAGCAAGCCTCGAGAGTTCGCCAACCTTATCAGGAACAAGTTTGGCAGTGCTGACAACATCGCCCACCTCAAGACCACTCTGGATGCTTCCTCACCGCTCCCCACTGACAGTGCAGGAAAGGGGCTGAGTAGCAGCACCTCCATGGTGGGAAAGCCCAAGTATCCCAGTGATGATGAGAGCTCCTCGGGGAGCGCCTCCATTTCAGCAGACAGTAATGGGCAGCCAGCAGGGGGAGGAGTGTCGGCGGTGCAGGCGCAGGGCCAGGACCAACAGGCCAGGGGAGACAGCCAGAGCAAACTGGCTCTGTGCCTGGAGGAGGTGAGGGAGATCAAAGATGCCCAGAGCCAGCTGGAGGAGGATATGGAGGAAATAAAGGCTCAGTTCAAGAGAGAGTATGGCATCATCAGCCAAACACTGCAGGAAGAGAGATACAG GTACGAGCGTTTGGAAGACCAACTAAATGACCTGACAGAACTTCACCAAAACGAGATGACTAATCTAAAGCAGGAACTGGCCAGCATCGAGGAGAGGGTGGCCTACCAGGCTCATGAAAGGGCCAGTGACATACAG GAGGCTCTGGAGTCGTGTCAGACGCGAGTGTCCAAGCTGgagctccagcagcagcagcagcagacggTCCAGCTTGAGAGCCGTGATGCCCGGGTCCTGCTGGGAAAGAGCATCAACATCATGCTGGCCATCATCACCGTCATCCTGGTGTGTGTCTCCACTGCTGCCAAGTTTGCTGCTCCACTGATGAGGAGCCGGCACCAAGTGGTAGCTACCTTCTTGGGAGTTTGTTTTTTGACCATATTCTGGAAGAACTGGGACCGTTTACAGTATGCCATAGACAGGTTGCTGGTACCTGCCTGA